Part of the Methylomonas rapida genome is shown below.
CCCGTGACAGCCTGGACATTGGTACCCGGTTTTTGTTGCAGCATTTGCCGCAAGACAGCCGTTATCGGGATTTCATCGATCTGGGCTGCGGCAACGGCGTGGTTGGCTTGATGCTGGCCAAGCAGTTTCCCGACGCCAATATCCGTTTCGTCGATGAGTCGTTCATGGCGGTCGCATCGGCGCGAGAAAATTTCGAGGCAGCCTTTGCCGGCCAGCATAAAGCAGAATTCAACGTCGCCGACTGTTTGAGCGGTTTTGAGCCTGACAGTGCCGATTGCATCGTTTGTAACCCGCCGTTTCATCAGCAATATGCCATCGGGGACCATATCGCGTGGCAGATGTTTCAGCAAGCCCATCAAGTGTTACGCAAAGGCGGAGAATTGCGCATCATCGGCAACCGGCATTTGAATTATCACTTGAGTCTAAAAAAGCTGTTCGGCAACTGGGAAACCGTCGCCGGCAATGCCAAATTCGTCATCATCAAGGCATTTAAACGCTGAGAGAACGGATTAACCTGAGTTCGGGTTAATAAACTAGCCAGTGTCAGGCATCTCTTCCAGAAGACGCCGTGAATACGTCCTGTAGGCTTGGGCCCGGCATCCATGCCGCGTACTCTTCCAGAGCTGCCTGATACTGTCTTAAACCGCTGTAATAGGGATTCTTTAATCCCGAACTGAGATTGACTAAAACTGATCCTTCAGGCGCCGCACTTTGGCGAATATTTCCGCAGGACTATCGTTTTCGCCGTTGACGGCTTGACGAATGCTGGTGGAGTGCTCGCGTAGAAAGGGATTGGTCGCCAGTTCCTGTGCCAGGGTCGAGGGCAGGGTAGACTGGTTTTGACGCCTGAGTTCGGCAACTTCCGCTAGCCGTTGTTGCAAGGCCGGATTGTCGGCTTCCACACTTAGCGCAAAACGACCGTTGGCTTGCGTGTATTCGTGCGCGCAATAAATCCGAGTGGATTCCGGAAGTGCTTTCAGTCTTTGCAGTGATTGCCACATCTGCTCGGCACTACCCTCGAACAAACGACCGCAGCCCAACGAAAACAAGGTGTCGCCGCAAAACAGCGTCTGGCTGTCTGCGCCATAAAAAACGATATGACCGAGAGTATGGCCCGGCGTGGCCATGACCTTGAAGACATGCGAGCCAAGGCGGATTTCATCGCCGTCTTCAACGCCGATGTCCAGACCAGAGATCCTGGCTTTATCGCTGTTGGCGCCGACGACCTTGCATCCTGTCTGTTGTTTCAGTTGCAGATTGCCGCCGACATGATCGCCGTGGTGATGCGTATTGAAAATGTAGTTCAAACGCCACCCTTTGGACTGCAACACCTCCCGCACAGGTTCGGCGACGGCCGGGTCGACCGCCGCCGTTTCCCCGCTATCGGCATCGTGCAGCAGGTAAATGTAATTGTCGTTCAGGACTGGAAGTTGAATGATTTCCAGCATCGGCAAGTTTAAGCACAAAACTGTTCGATGGTGGCGAGGATGCCCTTGCTGTCGAGTCCGACCAAGCTGAGCAATTCCTCGCGGCTACCTTGCTCGACGAAGCGGTCGGGCAGGCCGATGTTGCAGACCGGCATCAGCACCTTCTGCGCCTGCAGGAAGGTGTTGATCGCACTGCCGGCGCCGCCGGCGATGACGTTTTCCTCGACGGTGACGAACACATCGTGCGTCCTGGCCAATTCCAGCACCAAGGCTTCATCGAACGGCTTGACGAAACGCATGTTCACCACCGTCGCGCCCAGCTGCTTGCCGGCTTCGACGGCAGGCGTGACCATGCTGCCCCAGGCCAGAATCGCGATCCGGCTGCCGTGATGGCGAATCTCTGCCTTGCCGATCTCCAACGCGGTCAACCCTGGATCGATGGCGGCACCAGGCCCCTTGCCGCGCGGATAGCGCACCGAGGCGGGGCCAGGGTGCTGAAAACCCGTGGTCAACATCTGCCGGCATTCGTTCTCGTCGGCCGGCGCCATGATCAGCATGTTCGGAATGCAGCGCAGATAGCTGAAATCGAAGGCGCCGGCATGGGTCGGGCCGTCCGGGCCGACCAGACCGGCCCGGTCCAGTGCAAACAGTACGTCCAGGTTCTGCAAGGCCACGTCGTGGATCAATTGATCGTAACCGCGTTGCAGGAAGGTGGAATAAATCGCCACCACCGGTTTGGCGCCCTGACAGGCTTGGCCGGCGGCCAAGGTCACCGCATGCTGTTCGGCAATCGCGACGTCGAAATAGCGTTTCGGAAACTTTTGTGAGAATTCCACCAGACCCGAGCCTTCGCGCATGGCCGGCGTGATGCCCAGCAAGCGTTCGTCTTGTGCCGCCATGTCGCACAGCCAGCGGCCGAATACTTCGGTGTAGGTCGGATGCGGCGACGGCGCCGCCTTGGGCAGATAATCCTTGGTCGGATCGAAGGCCGGTACGCCATGGTAGGCCAGCGGGTCTTTCTCGGCCGGCGCATAGCCTTTGCCTTTCTTGGTCACCACATGCAGGAATACCGGCCCGGTCAAATCCTTCAGATTTTCCAGGGTCGACACCAGCATCTCGACATCGTGGCCGTCGATCGGGCCGAAATAATTGAAACCCAATTCCTCGAACAAGGTACCGGGCACGATCATGCCCTTCACGTGTTCCTCGGTCTTGCGCGCCAGTTCCCACACCGAAGGCATCTTGGCCAGGGCTTTCTTGCTTTCTTCCCGCACCGACGAATAAAACTTGCTCGACAACACCTTGGTCAGATAATTGTTCATCGCCCCGACTGGCGGCGAGATCGACATATCGTTGTCGTTCAAGATCACCAGCAGGTTGGCATTCACATCGCCGGCATGATTCATCGCCTCATAGGCCATGCCGCCGGTGATGGAACCGTCGCCGATGATGGCTACCATCTTCTTGTCTTCGCCTCGCAGCTGCGAGGCGATGGCCATGCCCAAGGCCGCGCTGATCGAGGTGCTGGAATGGCCGACGCCGAACGCGTCATACTCGCTTTCCTCCCGCGCCGGAAACGCAGACACCCCGCCCAGGGTGCGAATGGTTGGCATGCGTTCCTTGCGCCCGGTCAGAATCTTGTGCGGATAGGCCTGATGGCCCACGTCCCAGACCAACTGATCGACGGGGGTATTGAACACATAATGCAAGGCCACGGTCAGTTCCACGGTGCCGAGGCCGGCCGCAAAATGGCCGCCGGAAATGCTGACCGTGTGGGTCAGATAGCCGCGCACCTCGTCAGCCAGTTGCTGGAGCTGGTCCTTGGACAGTGCGCGTATGTCCGCCGGCGTGTGGATGTTTTTAAGCAAGGGATAGTCGGTGGTCAGTTTCATAATCAGTACAAGGGTTCACGGTAGAACATCAGGATGACGCCGATTTGAAACAAGGCGAACACTGAAATAAAACCGGCAATATTTTTGCCGGGAGAATCGAGCTTGAGTTCCAGCCAGCGACCGCAGGCCAGGATCAGCGAGAATACGCCCATCAAAGTATGGCCGACCTGGATCAAGAACGCGGTTTTGGCTTCGAAGCCGACATGGGAGTGTGCCAGCAACATCATGCCGCCGAAGGCCGCCAGTAACGGAAAGAAGAAGGGCAAGATGCCGGGATCATCCTTGACGCGCGCACGGGTTTCAAACCAGCCGAGTACGAATACCAGCAGTGTGGCGATACGGTGCTGCAGGATCTCACCATTGTTGAAGGTGCTGTCCCAGAAGCCGATAGGGCCCAGCGGCCAGCTTTCCGCGTCGCTGCGGAAGAACAAAAATACGCCCAGCCCCATGAAACCCACTGGCCAGTAGCGCGCCCAGTGATGAAAGCGATCCCGGTAGGACAGCATCGCGAAGAAGCTCATCACGGTCAGGAAAATGCCGGAAATGTTATGGTTATAATCCGACCAGGCCGTGGCGGCTTCGGAAGGGACTTGACCGACGATCGCGACCCGGCCCGCTTCGCCTGCAATCAGCGCTTCATGAGTTGGCGATTCCCAGCGCGGGATGCGCGGATGGAACATGTTCAACACTTCTTCCCAGGTTGCGGTCAGATGCGGAATATCGACGGAAGGCGGCTGCGAAGCCAGGCTGGCGGCGGTGAACAGAATCGTCAGCAGGATCAGGGTTTCGGCTTCGATGTAATAGGGTACGCGTGTGGTCAATACGTAAAGGCTGCGGCTGCTGAAATAGTCTTCGACCGCTTGGCGATTCATCCAGGCAAAGCCGAGCGCCAAGCCCATCATCATGATCTTTACCATCAGTAGATTGCCGTAACCGGCGCCGATGAAGCCCTGGAAGGTGCGGATGTAATACCAGGCCAGCGGCGTGCCGGTGATCAGCAGGCCGACAACCGCCCAGATACCGACGATGGAGAAGCGTTTCAGCAACAAAGGCCATAGCTCGACACTGATGGCGTTGCGCTTTTTCAGGCGCCAGATCGCAAGGATCTGAAAGATGCCGCCTACCCAGGTTGCGGCGGCGAGCTGGTGGCTGACGGTCAGCGTCATCAATAAGCCGCGGTCTTCCAGGCGGCTGGCGCCGTGTACCAACCAGGCAGCCGCCATGACCAGCGGGGCGATGATGGCGATCGCCGTCAGCCAATGTTGCTTGGAGCGTGTGTTGTTGTAAAGGCTGTGCTTGATGAACAGGAATAAACCAAACGCGAAGGCGGCGCGCGCCAATCC
Proteins encoded:
- the gloB gene encoding hydroxyacylglutathione hydrolase; the encoded protein is MLEIIQLPVLNDNYIYLLHDADSGETAAVDPAVAEPVREVLQSKGWRLNYIFNTHHHGDHVGGNLQLKQQTGCKVVGANSDKARISGLDIGVEDGDEIRLGSHVFKVMATPGHTLGHIVFYGADSQTLFCGDTLFSLGCGRLFEGSAEQMWQSLQRLKALPESTRIYCAHEYTQANGRFALSVEADNPALQQRLAEVAELRRQNQSTLPSTLAQELATNPFLREHSTSIRQAVNGENDSPAEIFAKVRRLKDQF
- the dxs gene encoding 1-deoxy-D-xylulose-5-phosphate synthase, which codes for MKLTTDYPLLKNIHTPADIRALSKDQLQQLADEVRGYLTHTVSISGGHFAAGLGTVELTVALHYVFNTPVDQLVWDVGHQAYPHKILTGRKERMPTIRTLGGVSAFPAREESEYDAFGVGHSSTSISAALGMAIASQLRGEDKKMVAIIGDGSITGGMAYEAMNHAGDVNANLLVILNDNDMSISPPVGAMNNYLTKVLSSKFYSSVREESKKALAKMPSVWELARKTEEHVKGMIVPGTLFEELGFNYFGPIDGHDVEMLVSTLENLKDLTGPVFLHVVTKKGKGYAPAEKDPLAYHGVPAFDPTKDYLPKAAPSPHPTYTEVFGRWLCDMAAQDERLLGITPAMREGSGLVEFSQKFPKRYFDVAIAEQHAVTLAAGQACQGAKPVVAIYSTFLQRGYDQLIHDVALQNLDVLFALDRAGLVGPDGPTHAGAFDFSYLRCIPNMLIMAPADENECRQMLTTGFQHPGPASVRYPRGKGPGAAIDPGLTALEIGKAEIRHHGSRIAILAWGSMVTPAVEAGKQLGATVVNMRFVKPFDEALVLELARTHDVFVTVEENVIAGGAGSAINTFLQAQKVLMPVCNIGLPDRFVEQGSREELLSLVGLDSKGILATIEQFCA
- a CDS encoding copper resistance D family protein is translated as MEGIANYLDSLIGGVDLTFYSITIGGLMWGLFVLRPWDENANYNNALLEKTIGLIYFGSKALVITQLSKIGLKIWLMAVTLGKSPFPAFFQTVQFQAGLARAAFAFGLFLFIKHSLYNNTRSKQHWLTAIAIIAPLVMAAAWLVHGASRLEDRGLLMTLTVSHQLAAATWVGGIFQILAIWRLKKRNAISVELWPLLLKRFSIVGIWAVVGLLITGTPLAWYYIRTFQGFIGAGYGNLLMVKIMMMGLALGFAWMNRQAVEDYFSSRSLYVLTTRVPYYIEAETLILLTILFTAASLASQPPSVDIPHLTATWEEVLNMFHPRIPRWESPTHEALIAGEAGRVAIVGQVPSEAATAWSDYNHNISGIFLTVMSFFAMLSYRDRFHHWARYWPVGFMGLGVFLFFRSDAESWPLGPIGFWDSTFNNGEILQHRIATLLVFVLGWFETRARVKDDPGILPFFFPLLAAFGGMMLLAHSHVGFEAKTAFLIQVGHTLMGVFSLILACGRWLELKLDSPGKNIAGFISVFALFQIGVILMFYREPLY